From Camelina sativa cultivar DH55 chromosome 20, Cs, whole genome shotgun sequence, the proteins below share one genomic window:
- the LOC104768798 gene encoding probable transcriptional regulator RABBIT EARS, whose amino-acid sequence MRPCLCVMERGKCLMSMKLRPVVTKPSSDAPFFWPFGEEGALAVEEYGGGGGCMWPPRSYSCSFCGREFKSAQALGGHMNVHRRDRARLKQQSLSPSSTDQATPPGYDRHQQQPQQVLDVGSKVLVQEESRKPTGTKREISDVCSNNVLENPTKRAEHDNDGVKTDLSVGLLSSEFDPRKKQLINGSSSSWKRAKTDISRFPMMLGLVIGVSKINGHHDELDLELRLGADPPKVN is encoded by the coding sequence ATGCGTCCATGTTTGTGTGTGATGGAGAGAGGCAAATGCTTGATGTCAATGAAGCTTAGACCGGTGGTGACGAAGCCATCTTCGGACGCGCCTTTCTTCTGGCCGTTTGGGGAAGAGGGAGCGTTGGCGGTTGAGGAGTATGGAGGCGGAGGCGGTTGCATGTGGCCGCCGAGGTCTTACTCATGCAGCTTTTGCGGGAGAGAGTTCAAGTCGGCGCAGGCACTAGGCGGTCACATGAACGTTCATCGAAGAGACCGAGCTCGACTCAAACAACAATCTTTATCACCTTCATCAACTGACCAAGCCACGCCTCCTGGGTATGatcgtcatcaacaacaaccacaacaagtTCTTGACGTGGGATCGAAGGTTCTTGTccaagaagaatcaagaaagcCTACTGGAACTAAGAGAGAGATAAGTGATGTCTGTAGTAACAATGTTTTAGAAAATCCTACGAAAAGAGCTGAGCATGACAATGATGGAGTCAAGACTGACTTATCGGTCGGTCTACTGAGTTCTGAGTTTGATCCTCGCAAGAAGCAACTAATCAACGGATCATCGTCGTCATGGAAAAGGGCAAAGACGGATATTTCAAGATTTCCAATGATGTTAGGGTTAGTCATTGGAGTTTCCAAGATCAACGGTCATCACGATGAGTTGGATCTTGAGCTAAGGCTAGGAGCTGATCCGCCAAAGGTTAACTAg
- the LOC104768801 gene encoding glycerol-3-phosphate acyltransferase 7-like, giving the protein MESSTTTSYSVVSELEGTLLKNPKPFAYFMLVAFEASGLIRFAILLLLWPIIALLDVLGYRNGSLKLMIFVATAGLHKSEIESVARAVLPKFYMDDVSMDAWRAFGSCERRIVVTRMPRVMVERFAKDHLRADEVIGTEIIVNRFGYATGLIQETDVDRSVSNSVANLFAVGRPQLGLGRPVISTSPTFLSLCEEQVHAPVPSNYNGHNQRLHVQPLPVIFHDGRLVKLPTPGTALVILLWIPFGIILAVIRIFVGFLLPLGAIPYVSRIFNIRFIVKGKPPAPATAGNPGVLFVCTHRTLMDPVVLSYVLGRSIPAVTYSISRLSEILSPIPTFRLTRIRDVDAEMIKKELSNGDLVVYPEGTTCREPFLLRFSALFAELTDDIVPVAMNYRVGFFHATTARGWKGLDPIFFFMNPRPVYEVTFLNQLEVEATCSSGKSPYDVANYVQRILAATLGFECTNFTRKDKYRVLAGNDGTVSYLSFLDQVKKVVTTIKPSFH; this is encoded by the exons ATGGAGTCATCGACGACAACATCGTATTCGGTTGTGTCGGAGCTTGAAGGAACACTACtgaaaaacccaaaaccctTCGCTTACTTCATGCTCGTGGCTTTCGAAGCTTCAGGTCTAATCCGTTTCGCGATCCTACTGCTTCTCTGGCCCATCATAGCACTCCTCGACGTTTTGGGTTACAGAAACGGTAGCCTCAAGTTAATGATTTTTGTCGCAACGGCCGGTTTGCACAAATCAGAGATTGAATCAGTTGCTAGAGCCGTTCTTCCCAAATTTTACATGGATGATGTCAGCATGGACGCTTGGAGAGCGTTTGGTTCCTGCGAGAGGAGAATCGTTGTGACAAGAATGCCAAGAGTTATGGTAGAGAGATTCGCTAAGGACCATCTTAGAGCCGATGAGGTCATCGGTACAGAGATTATCGTGAACCGTTTCGGCTATGCCACCGGTTTGATTCAGGAGACCGATGTTGATCGATCTGTTTCCAACAGTGTTGCTAACTTGTTTGCTGTTGGGAGACCTCAACTAGGTCTCGGACGACCGGTTATCTCAACTTCTCCAACTTTCCTATCGCTATGTGAG GAGCAAGTTCATGCACCGGTTCCATCAAACTACAATGGTCATAACCAGCGGCTACATGTGCAACCACTACCGGTTATCTTCCACGATGGACGTTTGGTGAAGCTGCCGACACCAGGCACCGCACTTGTTATCCTTCTTTGGATCCCCTTTGGAATAATACTAGCTGTGATTCGGATCTTCGTTGGGTTCTTGCTCCCTTTAGGGGCCATACCTTACGTCTCACGTATATTCAACATTCGATTTATCGTAAAAGGAAAGCCTCCGGCACCAGCAACCGCCGGAAACCCAGGCGTACTATTTGTATGCACTCATAGAACCCTAATGGACCCGGTCGTATTATCATACGTGCTTGGACGTAGCATCCCTGCGGTTACCTATTCAATTTCTCGACTATCCGAGATCCTATCTCCGATCCCAACCTTTAGGTTAACTCGAATTCGAGATGTAGACGCGGAGATGATCAAGAAAGAGTTGTCTAATGGGGACTTGGTGGTTTATCCTGAGGGAACCACTTGTCGTGAGCCGTTTCTGCTGAGATTTAGTGCACTTTTCGCAGAATTAACTGACGATATCGTGCCCGTGGCAATGAACTACAGAGTTGGATTCTTTCATGCGACTACTGCTAGAGGCTGGAAAGGTTTGGATCCGATCTTCTTTTTCATGAACCCGAGACCGGTCTATGAGGTGACGTTCTTGAACCAGCTCGAAGTCGAGGCCACGTGTTCGTCAGGGAAGAGCCCTTATGACGTTGCCAATTATGTACAGAGAATCTTGGCCGCTACGTTAGGGTTTGAGTGCACTAATTTCACAAGGAAGGATAAGTACAGGGTTCTCGCAGGGAACGACGGAACCGTGTCGTATTTGTCATTTCTCGACCAAGTCAAGAAGGTCGTCACCACTATCAAGCCTTCTTTCCattaa
- the LOC104768799 gene encoding LOB domain-containing protein 33-like — protein MAGHGSSCGACKFLRRKCNRDCVFSPYFSYEEASSHFAAVHKVFGASNVSKHLLQLPLHQRSVAAITISYEALSRMRDPVYGCVAHIFALHQQVVTLQEEIEFLGSQMTNFSYSNQNGSQLNNVPEFVNQMTMDTTSFVDESLLNYNEEGRNCLDGFFTNSEETLVNHTWLQDMDYYYAPHN, from the exons atggcagGTCACGGATCATCTTGTGGAGCATGCAAGTTCCTAAGGAGGAAGTGCAACCGCGACTGCGTCTTCTCGCCTTACTTCAGCTACGAAGAAGCATCGTCCCATTTTGCAGCGGTCCACAAAGTCTTCGGCGCAAGCAATGTCTCGAAGCATCTGCTTCAATTGCCTCTACATCAAAGAAGCGTCGCTGCTATCACCATCTCCTACGAGGCTCTTTCACGCATGCGTGATCCTGTTTATGGCTGCGTTGCTCACATCTTCGCTCTTCATCAACag GTGGTGACTTTGCAAGAGGAAATTGAGTTTCTTGGATCACAGATGACGAATTTCTCATACTCTAATCAAAACGGATCACAACTTAACAACGTACCGGAGTTTGTGAATCAGATGACAATGGATACGACCAGTTTCGTCGACGAGAGTCTTTTGAACTAcaatgaagaaggaagaaactGCCTTGATGGGTTCTTCACGAACTCAGAGGAAACGCTCGTGAATCATACATGGCTTCAGGACATGGATTATTATTACGCACCACATAATTAG